The Syngnathus scovelli strain Florida chromosome 11, RoL_Ssco_1.2, whole genome shotgun sequence region ACATCATCATTAGGAATGTAACACTAAAAAGCAAGTCAATGCAGTTCAAGATATGCTACGTTAAGTATTTCCCACTTCTGTTGTATGGGTAAAAATGCAATCAGTTTTAGATAGGATTTTACCATCCAGAATACGGCGGCCCGTAATGTACACGCCACTAGTTGTTTTTAATTCACTGGAGTCATGGGAAACACTTTGTACGATGCCGAAAAAGTCAGTGTAGGTTGTTCAATACTGTACTGCAAATGGACAAGTCACAAGTTTTTCCATTGAGAATCGCTCATATTGTGGTAAAAGTGTATTTATTGTTCCTTTCGGTTTTGTGGGGTGGGGTAGGGTGGGATGTGTTTTGCACATGTGCTGGGGGTGCGGGGCTGGCGGAGAGCGAGCGGGTGGGCTATgtgtaaataaactaaatataaTTAGTGTGGAAGTGTTTATTTTCTGTGTTAGTGTCAGTGAAATATTCTAAGGattgaaaaacagaaaaaaaaagtcaacatgtATTCTCTATTGTGTTTCATtatacatttcaaaagaaaaagaaagtagTTTTATCTTACATTTCAAATGCTTCTATCTCTGGCTTATGGCTATGATACCCGTTCTATTTTATAGATTTGTCAGCACAAAATGCAATAAACCAATACCATTTTATTACAGCAGTGTGGtgactttttttaatggaataCATCAAACGTAAGAGAAGGAGCAGTCGATGGACTGTAACATTTGCATGCGGAGAGATGTTTATGGAATCATCCTAACACCAAGAGAACCTCAAACATGGGGTGCAGAtatcaaaaacaacaacagaagtAAAATCGTTTACAAAACTATCTAGAAGATCTCAGTAATGCCGGGGGTACATTTGTGTCATTTGGCCCATGTTGGCTGCTGGTCGAACTGGCgctagctgctgctgctgctgctgctgttggtggtggtggtgcattTGGGACTGGTGGtgcatttgctgctgctgctggggttGCTGTTGAAGTGCCAGGCTGCCGGTGTTCACCAGGTGGTTGAGAGCCGGTCCACTCTGGATAAGAGTGTCCAGAGCTTTCTGGACACTCGGGTTATCAAAATTGATACCCCCGGTAGAGTTGGCGCCTCTCGGACCACCCGCAGAAGCACCGGCTGAGGGCGAGCGGCCCATCGAGGCGCCGTAGCCCTGAGACGCTGCTCCGCCTTGGCGCCCCGAACTGTAGTCTTGGGACTGGACAGAGGAAGAGCCTGAAGCGCTGCTCTTGAACAGACTGAGGATCTTGGCCTGGAGCTCCTCATTGGGGTTGGTGCTCAGAGGCGTTGACATTGGCTGAGATGCCATGTGGCTGGACTGGGGCGCCATGTGACTGGACTGGGGCGCCATGTGACTGGACTGGGGCGCCATGTGACTTGGCTGAGGCGCCATGTGACTTGGCTGTGGCGCCATGTGGCCGCCGGGCTGGGGCGCCAAGTGGCCCGACTGTGCCACCATGGGGCTGGACTGAACCGCCATGTGGCTAGACTGCTGCGGTGCCATGAGACCAGAATGGGGCCCCACGAGGCCCGAGTGCGGAGCCATGTGGCTAGACTGCTGCGGTACTGGGCGGGCAGAAAGGGCGGGAGGCAACGCCGCCGCTGCAGCCACCAAAGGCAACCCTGCAGCCGAGGGCTGCCCATCAGCGGTGACTGGAAGGACCGTAGCTGTCCAGAGAAACGGCTTAGCATGTTAGCGTGACAACATTCCCTGCTGCGCCGGCCGGCGTTAAGGATGACGAGTCATACCTGCGTGAGGGTCTGCGGGATTTCTCATCAGCCGCGTCCGTTTGTCAGTGAGGTACGCGATCAGACCTTCCAGTTCCTCGGGCATTAAAAACCTATTGAGTGACAACGAAACCAAGTTTCCCAACCGTTATTGACCCAAGGCACAGTCCAAACTGTTCATGATGTAAGTAAATCATTTGCCAACCAGTACTGAAATGAAACTCCTAGTAGGGAGGTTAGCTTTCTTACCTGTTTTCTGCAAGCAACGTGATGGAGGTTAGCACGGACACTGGGTGGCTTTCACGGTCAGGCTCACGGAGTAGCACATCGTCTGCCATTTTGGCGGCCTTGCGGGCAATTTCCTCGCGATCCTTCTCGCGGGTTTCTATCTTGTAGGTGTCGTAATTGTGGCCGATCAGCATCATGGCATCCTGCATCGGCATGTTCCGGTGCTCTGTGAAAGGTTAAAGCACAAGTGCTTTTATTTCCCCCCCTCATTACTGACAGGGAAAATGCACAAATCAAGTATAAGGTGAGGTTACCTTGAGGCGTGCCAAACAGGATGTTGACAGTGCAGGATCGATGCACCTGATGCTGCTGGGTAATGATGATGGCAAAAGGAGTGCGAGCGCGGCCCACATCCTCCAGCGCCTGAGTCAGGGACACCTCGGTGTTGAGGAAGATTAGGTCCACCACCATGCCCAAGTCGTGAACTTTGCGCCCGACTGTCTCAGCATACTCCCGGCTGTTGGTTCCAACGCAAAAAAGGCGCCACGTTAAGTGAAATAAACTTTTTGAAATGAGAACACAGTGCAAGTGCAGCCTTACTTCTGTGCTTTGTTGACGACAATGACGGAGCAGTCGACAGGGCGTTCTGTTTCGTGGCGCCGTTGCAGTTCCTCATAGTACTGTCGATAGAGCTCGTTACGCCGGCGCTCCTCCGGACGAACGCGGTCATCTACTGGTGACGACAAAAAATAATTGATAGTCTCTATGGAGTTGGAAAACCGTCTAGTGACGTGAAAGATAAAGATGACCAACTATCAGCCTCGCGTCGCCCGTTCCATGGGTCTTTGTACTGGTCCCTGTAGAGGTCGTCCTTCCTTCTGCCGTAGTAGTCATCCGGGGCGTTTCCACCGCGGTAGTAACGGTCATATTCCTCTCTGCTGCATCAAAACAAACAAGAGGTCAATGGAAAAATTCTTCATACTGTTTTAGCTGCAATGCATATCCTTTACTTGTGGGCGGGATCCCGCGGGCCACCTCTCAGGTCCTTGTCTCTGTTCTCCGAGCCGCGATAACGATACTCGTGGCTTCCCGTTCTTGGCTCTCTGCCGGAATCTCTAACAGGGTCCCTGGGGTCTCTCCCGTCACGTCCGTCACGGGAGTCTCGATCTCGGGATTCACGTGCATCTCGATCTCTGCTATCACGGGGAAACACCGGCGAGCGGGAACGAGGCCGGGGATCCTTACCGTCCCCGAAACCGCCATATGGCCTGCGTAAGAAGGTACAAATTGTGAGATGGTACATTCTCTAACTTCTAGTATGTAAACTTTAAAAGTACAGTATTTACTGACGCCAAGAAATAAATACAGTCAATTTGCATCAAATAAATTCAACCCGGAAGATTCCGATGTTTGTTTCGGCATGTACAAGAAAGTGGTCCTTGTTCCTAATCCTCTTAAATACGAACTTCAACCTTATGATTGCTCTTTATTCGTTTCCCGTAAAGTCTCACCATTTTGTAAATAAGCAGCGACACATTcagaaaaagaagagaggaaaaaaaaaccccttCACATCCGTGAGGAATAAATGAAATTATAATGCAAGCTGGCCTTGGAACATTATGATTGATACCCCATGAAATACTTTATCCAAGGTCCCAATGCTTGGAAGTAACCAGAGAAGTCGAGGTTCGAGTAAAATACGCAAAGTCTGCTTGTATGACTGAGATGAATCCAAGTGGATGAGATGTGTGAGAACTTCCAGGACTGCTGTTGTACAAGTTCAAACCCAAACTACAAGCTTTGAGTTTTTTGTGCCAGATGATAGAGCAAGAAGCTGCTGCATTGGCTTGGTTCAGTGCGCCAAGATGCAAACGCTGAGGCAGTGCAACACGGCCGAGCATCTGACAGAAAAACGCTGTGCTGGTGCAACCTCCctactcacctcacctcacctcacctgagTCCATGTCATTTTCTATTTCTCAAGCTCAATGGGGTTACGAAGGGGAACTGATTTGAAGATGAGACCAACCACAAGATAACTATGACAACTCACAAGTATCCTTCTAGGCGTGCACAAAGGCTGGGAAAGTCCATTACGACTCCATGGGATGGAAAAAGGTCAAGCTTGTAGTTTGGATTTAAAATGTTTAGCTGTTGTGCTTGTCCTGAAAATTCTGACAAGAATTGAATTACTTCTCACCGCATCttcatttgtctttattttacTTTGTGGCAAGTGTTGCGATCTATCAAATACCTTCAATATTTACGGTTTATTCAAAAACTCTCCCAGTCACTACCATCACACAGAAGCTTGTGCTTGTAAAGAAGACGGAATAAACCAAACAAACACAATACTTGATGATAGCGTTTGGTTCACAGGGCCGCCACATAACCCAGATTCATTCACGAGCTCGAGGTCATAGAGGTCCATGGCCCTACCAGTAAGCAGTACGTGATATTTACACCAGGAATTTGTATAACAGCACAACGAAAAACAATGGGCACGGGTGCCCTCTTGTTGCGCGTGACCCTATTTATTTCGGTCGGAACGCCGAATGTCAGGACCGTCTTAACCGAGAAGCCACTGCTTGTGCTACGCAAATTGCTGATTGCGGCGCATGCAGAGATTTCTTTTGCGCCCACCCATTGTATGAAAGCTCTTTTGATGAATTGCATTATTTTAAGAGCATAGCCAAAGTCAGTTAAGAGACTAGCTCGCTACTGAAGGCAATGGAAATTTTATTCACAGGAACTGAAAAACCTGTCACACCTTGAAACCGAAATAAATTTGCACCGTCCCCCGAAAACTAAGGATTTTCTTGAGTCACTGAACGGCCTTTACAAAAGGTAGCAGGGCACCGCTGAAATTGACTGCAGTTTTCCACTCGAGGTATTATGCCCACCCGTCATCACGTGATGATAATGGTTTGAAACGAGAGGTCAAATTCATTTTCAACGGTACTTTCTTTCATATATTTGAAGAGAAGCACCTTTTGGGCTTGCTCGACTTGACCTTTTCCAAAGGCGGTTGGGCGCTACATCCATTTGTTCAACCATTATCATCATTTTTCGGTTTTACGGGAATGGGGGAAAAGAATTCTCCATCTTTTTGAACTCCTGAGCAGAATGCTGCCTGAAGGGGCTCTGGCCAAGTGTGAACGTATTTGTCGGAGCTGACATCATCATCAAGTAGTTTAGTCCATTTGATTTGAAAGTGTGCATTGCTCCACTAACGTATGATGAAGCGGGCCCGACCGACCATGCTTAAAAACTTCATTCAGTACAAACAAAATGAGAGCCAAAAAAGATGTATGCAGACAAATTGTGACATTCCCTTCTCAGGTTTATTATGACTAAGATTCCTGTCAGTGAAATAATGGAAACAATTTCCAAAATAGTGGCTTGAACACCAACCCGAACCATTGAAGGTTTAAAAATCACGTTTTAGTTGCTGGTTTTTGAGCGGCTGCTTTGGAGGCGATGCTAGGTCTTCCCACAGAATTTGTGTTACTTTACCTGCGTGGAGGGCTCGGCTGGGAATGAGGTTTAGCGCACCGTCGCTCCACTGCCATATTTACATCTGAAAATAAATCAATCCAAACGTTGAACAAAAAACAATGGCATGGCAATCAGAGTACGCGCAGAACGAACGCAAAATTGGGCACGTCAAAGAAATTCCCATGGTCCAAAATGAAAATGCGCGTTTCCTGACGGGACGACAGGTCGCGAAATGCAGCGCGCGGGAGATGAAACGACGAGGCGAAAATTCTTTTCCGGCGAGGCGCATTTGGACAACGTACTAAAGGCATTCCCAAGTAAATGCAAAGACAATTGGGGGGAAATTAAGCTAATTGTGCAAGTGTTTATTTACTTTGTATGCCAATCATTCAAAACAAGTTTCCAAGGAGAAAAGGCAAAAACATTGCAACCAACGATACGAGTTTAGCTGTATCTGACTTGATCAAGCCAACAGGAGGTAATCAATCATCCATCTACCCTCTTTAATTCACACGATTTGTTTGATGGGGTTGTCACACAGGTTAAGCATAAGAATAAGCAGTATAGTCAGACTTGATACAGTCAAGGCTTACCTATTTTATAACCTTTATAAATGCGACCCTTTTGGGCCAACTTTGCAGCTTCGGCTTCCTCTACACGCTCAAATTGTACAAATCCATATCCACGTAACAGGGAAACGCCTGAAAGAGGGATACTTTCAGTGGTACAAGAAAACATTGGAGTGGATACCTACCCATTTAGCCAAGCACGGTTGGAATCGTTACATGCTTAAGACAAATTGCAAATTAGACAAGGCATTGCAATGAGCTACAATCTGTGGATTTTGGTTTGCTCAGGATGACGTACGTATTTACTGACCAAGTATCTTTCCATATGGACTGAAAAGATCTTCCAAATCCTTCTTATCCATGTCGGACGTTGGCAAATTCCCCACAAAAATCCTTCGCTCCATTTCCCGTGGATCTGTACTGCTACAGGTGCGTGAGAAGTGCACCGGCGAAGGACTCCGGCTTCTTCGACGAGACATGGGACTTGATCCCCAGGTTTAGCAGATTGGTTGGTTCTCCGTACGTTCGGAAATGCTCGGAAACGTTTACTTTTGAGCGGATACGAGCGTC contains the following coding sequences:
- the ncoa5 gene encoding nuclear receptor coactivator 5 isoform X3, yielding MSRRRSRSPSPVHFSRTCSSTDPREMERRIFVGNLPTSDMDKKDLEDLFSPYGKILGVSLLRGYGFVQFERVEEAEAAKLAQKGRIYKGYKIDVNMAVERRCAKPHSQPSPPRRPYGGFGDGKDPRPRSRSPVFPRDSRDRDARESRDRDSRDGRDGRDPRDPVRDSGREPRTGSHEYRYRGSENRDKDLRGGPRDPAHNREEYDRYYRGGNAPDDYYGRRKDDLYRDQYKDPWNGRREADNDRVRPEERRRNELYRQYYEELQRRHETERPVDCSVIVVNKAQNREYAETVGRKVHDLGMVVDLIFLNTEVSLTQALEDVGRARTPFAIIITQQHQVHRSCTVNILFGTPQEHRNMPMQDAMMLIGHNYDTYKIETREKDREEIARKAAKMADDVLLREPDRESHPVSVLTSITLLAENRFLMPEELEGLIAYLTDKRTRLMRNPADPHAATVLPVTADGQPSAAGLPLVAAAAALPPALSARPVPQQSSHMAPHSGLVGPHSGLMAPQQSSHMAVQSSPMVAQSGHLAPQPGGHMAPQPSHMAPQPSHMAPQSSHMAPQSSHMAPQSSHMASQPMSTPLSTNPNEELQAKILSLFKSSASGSSSVQSQDYSSGRQGGAASQGYGASMGRSPSAGASAGGPRGANSTGGINFDNPSVQKALDTLIQSGPALNHLVNTGSLALQQQPQQQQQMHHQSQMHHHHQQQQQQQQLAPVRPAANMGQMTQMYPRHY
- the ncoa5 gene encoding nuclear receptor coactivator 5 isoform X1 — protein: MSRRRSRSPSPVHFSRTCSSTDPREMERRIFVGNLPTSDMDKKDLEDLFSPYGKILGVSLLRGYGFVQFERVEEAEAAKLAQKGRIYKGYKIDVNMAVERRCAKPHSQPSPPRRPYGGFGDGKDPRPRSRSPVFPRDSRDRDARESRDRDSRDGRDGRDPRDPVRDSGREPRTGSHEYRYRGSENRDKDLRGGPRDPAHNREEYDRYYRGGNAPDDYYGRRKDDLYRDQYKDPWNGRREADIDDRVRPEERRRNELYRQYYEELQRRHETERPVDCSVIVVNKAQNREYAETVGRKVHDLGMVVDLIFLNTEVSLTQALEDVGRARTPFAIIITQQHQVHRSCTVNILFGTPQEHRNMPMQDAMMLIGHNYDTYKIETREKDREEIARKAAKMADDVLLREPDRESHPVSVLTSITLLAENRFLMPEELEGLIAYLTDKRTRLMRNPADPHAATVLPVTADGQPSAAGLPLVAAAAALPPALSARPVPQQSSHMAPHSGLVGPHSGLMAPQQSSHMAVQSSPMVAQSGHLAPQPGGHMAPQPSHMAPQPSHMAPQSSHMAPQSSHMAPQSSHMASQPMSTPLSTNPNEELQAKILSLFKSSASGSSSVQSQDYSSGRQGGAASQGYGASMGRSPSAGASAGGPRGANSTGGINFDNPSVQKALDTLIQSGPALNHLVNTGSLALQQQPQQQQQMHHQSQMHHHHQQQQQQQQLAPVRPAANMGQMTQMYPRHY
- the ncoa5 gene encoding nuclear receptor coactivator 5 isoform X5, whose translation is MSRRRSRSPSPVHFSRTCSSTDPREMERRIFVGNLPTSDMDKKDLEDLFSPYGKILDVNMAVERRCAKPHSQPSPPRRPYGGFGDGKDPRPRSRSPVFPRDSRDRDARESRDRDSRDGRDGRDPRDPVRDSGREPRTGSHEYRYRGSENRDKDLRGGPRDPAHNREEYDRYYRGGNAPDDYYGRRKDDLYRDQYKDPWNGRREADIDDRVRPEERRRNELYRQYYEELQRRHETERPVDCSVIVVNKAQNREYAETVGRKVHDLGMVVDLIFLNTEVSLTQALEDVGRARTPFAIIITQQHQVHRSCTVNILFGTPQEHRNMPMQDAMMLIGHNYDTYKIETREKDREEIARKAAKMADDVLLREPDRESHPVSVLTSITLLAENRFLMPEELEGLIAYLTDKRTRLMRNPADPHAATVLPVTADGQPSAAGLPLVAAAAALPPALSARPVPQQSSHMAPHSGLVGPHSGLMAPQQSSHMAVQSSPMVAQSGHLAPQPGGHMAPQPSHMAPQPSHMAPQSSHMAPQSSHMAPQSSHMASQPMSTPLSTNPNEELQAKILSLFKSSASGSSSVQSQDYSSGRQGGAASQGYGASMGRSPSAGASAGGPRGANSTGGINFDNPSVQKALDTLIQSGPALNHLVNTGSLALQQQPQQQQQMHHQSQMHHHHQQQQQQQQLAPVRPAANMGQMTQMYPRHY
- the ncoa5 gene encoding nuclear receptor coactivator 5 isoform X4, with protein sequence MSRRRSRSPSPVHFSRTCSSTDPREMERRIFVGNLPTSDMDKKDLEDLFSPYGKILGVSLLRGYGFVQFERVEEAEAAKLAQKGRIYKGYKIDVNMAVERRCAKPHSQPSPPRRPYGGFGDGKDPRPRSRSPVFPRDSRDRDARESRDRDSRDGRDGRDPRDPVRDSGREPRTGSHEYRYRGSENRDKDLRGGPRDPAHKEEYDRYYRGGNAPDDYYGRRKDDLYRDQYKDPWNGRREADNDRVRPEERRRNELYRQYYEELQRRHETERPVDCSVIVVNKAQNREYAETVGRKVHDLGMVVDLIFLNTEVSLTQALEDVGRARTPFAIIITQQHQVHRSCTVNILFGTPQEHRNMPMQDAMMLIGHNYDTYKIETREKDREEIARKAAKMADDVLLREPDRESHPVSVLTSITLLAENRFLMPEELEGLIAYLTDKRTRLMRNPADPHAATVLPVTADGQPSAAGLPLVAAAAALPPALSARPVPQQSSHMAPHSGLVGPHSGLMAPQQSSHMAVQSSPMVAQSGHLAPQPGGHMAPQPSHMAPQPSHMAPQSSHMAPQSSHMAPQSSHMASQPMSTPLSTNPNEELQAKILSLFKSSASGSSSVQSQDYSSGRQGGAASQGYGASMGRSPSAGASAGGPRGANSTGGINFDNPSVQKALDTLIQSGPALNHLVNTGSLALQQQPQQQQQMHHQSQMHHHHQQQQQQQQLAPVRPAANMGQMTQMYPRHY
- the ncoa5 gene encoding nuclear receptor coactivator 5 isoform X6; this translates as MAVERRCAKPHSQPSPPRRPYGGFGDGKDPRPRSRSPVFPRDSRDRDARESRDRDSRDGRDGRDPRDPVRDSGREPRTGSHEYRYRGSENRDKDLRGGPRDPAHNREEYDRYYRGGNAPDDYYGRRKDDLYRDQYKDPWNGRREADIDDRVRPEERRRNELYRQYYEELQRRHETERPVDCSVIVVNKAQNREYAETVGRKVHDLGMVVDLIFLNTEVSLTQALEDVGRARTPFAIIITQQHQVHRSCTVNILFGTPQEHRNMPMQDAMMLIGHNYDTYKIETREKDREEIARKAAKMADDVLLREPDRESHPVSVLTSITLLAENRFLMPEELEGLIAYLTDKRTRLMRNPADPHAATVLPVTADGQPSAAGLPLVAAAAALPPALSARPVPQQSSHMAPHSGLVGPHSGLMAPQQSSHMAVQSSPMVAQSGHLAPQPGGHMAPQPSHMAPQPSHMAPQSSHMAPQSSHMAPQSSHMASQPMSTPLSTNPNEELQAKILSLFKSSASGSSSVQSQDYSSGRQGGAASQGYGASMGRSPSAGASAGGPRGANSTGGINFDNPSVQKALDTLIQSGPALNHLVNTGSLALQQQPQQQQQMHHQSQMHHHHQQQQQQQQLAPVRPAANMGQMTQMYPRHY
- the ncoa5 gene encoding nuclear receptor coactivator 5 isoform X2 produces the protein MSRRRSRSPSPVHFSRTCSSTDPREMERRIFVGNLPTSDMDKKDLEDLFSPYGKILGVSLLRGYGFVQFERVEEAEAAKLAQKGRIYKGYKIDVNMAVERRCAKPHSQPSPPRRPYGGFGDGKDPRPRSRSPVFPRDSRDRDARESRDRDSRDGRDGRDPRDPVRDSGREPRTGSHEYRYRGSENRDKDLRGGPRDPAHKEEYDRYYRGGNAPDDYYGRRKDDLYRDQYKDPWNGRREADIDDRVRPEERRRNELYRQYYEELQRRHETERPVDCSVIVVNKAQNREYAETVGRKVHDLGMVVDLIFLNTEVSLTQALEDVGRARTPFAIIITQQHQVHRSCTVNILFGTPQEHRNMPMQDAMMLIGHNYDTYKIETREKDREEIARKAAKMADDVLLREPDRESHPVSVLTSITLLAENRFLMPEELEGLIAYLTDKRTRLMRNPADPHAATVLPVTADGQPSAAGLPLVAAAAALPPALSARPVPQQSSHMAPHSGLVGPHSGLMAPQQSSHMAVQSSPMVAQSGHLAPQPGGHMAPQPSHMAPQPSHMAPQSSHMAPQSSHMAPQSSHMASQPMSTPLSTNPNEELQAKILSLFKSSASGSSSVQSQDYSSGRQGGAASQGYGASMGRSPSAGASAGGPRGANSTGGINFDNPSVQKALDTLIQSGPALNHLVNTGSLALQQQPQQQQQMHHQSQMHHHHQQQQQQQQLAPVRPAANMGQMTQMYPRHY